The segment TACATAACCAAACATTATGATACTAAAACcttattataaaatccaaatatGTATTCACAATTACATAACCAAACATTGTGATACTAAAACCTTATTATAAAATCCAGATATACGTTTTACATTTACGAGGAagaaataatagatttaaaagaTGCTAAAGATACTGAAACCTTATTCACCAACATACTTAAGAACTTGTTTCTTTATTCCAGAATCACTTTCCAATTAATGAGATTGTTGTTCTTTGCCATCGTCTGTTTGTTTGGATGAGATTCCATGGTCTATATAATTATTAGTGATATCCAACTTCTTTTTTTGACTGAAGGCAATGAAATCCAAACTTCTTCTCTTGCAATGAGTCTTCAGTTACATATACTGttcgtttttaataaaaagttacatATACTGTTATTTTCTGTATTATATGCAGAGTTATTAACTGTACATTTGCAATACATTGAGTTCATTATGtatctcctatatattatttcTGAAGCATTTTTTAAATGACAACCTTTAGAAGCATACTTACGTGTGTCACGTTGACAGGTCTCTTCAGCCCTTCTATTTTAATACGACGGTccaattaagattttttttttgaattatacagaggtactCTGACCCCACAGAaatggtccagactagtcacgtatTGCCACAAGTCAATACTTTAGTATATAACCATAAGCATTTATTAGTCTTTGATAATTTAATGTAGGCTAACTCTTTAATGGACCATTCCATATATTAAAGTTTCATTTACTAAATGGAAACGTAAAATAAACAAAGGTATTATCCCAGTTAACTTAAAAACATGCAGTCCGATAATAATCAGTTAAATTGTACCAGGTAACTAATTATACCGGCTTATTTTCTCTACCACTCGAAATTTTTgtggtttaaatttttgttagagcaaatataaaaatgttaataaaactatttaataataaatatttgtattgaaataaattatattcatatCTCAATATCATtcaaatttagttatataccatacaaaataaataaaataattattttgatttacttACCAAAAAGATATTGTAACTAAATAAGagttattattttgatttatgtgaTTATTCTAATTCCATATATGTTAAGTAAGAAATAATTGTTTACTTTAGCAAGTTTTaaatattactccctctgtatcAGTTTAACTGgtgtttaaagattttaattttgtttcaaaataattgatGTTCTCACAATTTTAGGTGAAATTTAATGTCATTTGAAATTTTTGACCAATTATAAATACTGTatctttttattggttgaattagttttatttaatgtaattttatgtAACCAAACAAATCGCataaaagtttgtattttttaatctttgtgcaaAAACCTTAAACACCTTCACTTTTAATTCTATCCTCTTAAAAATATATGCTAATCTGGCTCCACTTTTGTTATATGCTAATCCGGCTCCACTTTTAATTCTATCCTCCTAAAAATTGTAAAGGATAAGTCTTCACGTTATAATTATCAAAAGAAAggttaaaggaaaaaaaaaccttaaacacCTTTAAAATGATGCATAAGgagtattaattaatatttttaaaaatcttacaaGATGAAATAGTAACCTTTTTAGTCAAGTCCATCGTGGGTctagaatattttttaatgattaactaaatggATCACATACATAATAAAATGtggtttttgtttaaaaattgttgaatacccaaaataaatatgaatcattatcactttcatttaaatttttgttacaataaaaatataggatTGAGCAAAATCTAAATCCAATATGAAAAGTAGTACTGAACTTTAACCAAATTAGTTAGATATCCAAACGGGATCAAAAGTTTGATATTTAGAGAACCATAACTGAATCTGacccaaaccaaaatatttcggtgTCCAAGTATATTAGAACCAGAtttgtataattaaatatattaactattttaaatttaatattttaaagaaaaaaaaatataggatatttttaagttgtccaaaatatttggaaatatatacaaataaagtacatgtttaaaatatctaaatgatactcaaaacaccaaaaatacttataaatttttattgattttcttTCCAAATATTTAAGCCAAACAAGTTTTTATGTTGAGTTTAAGTATATTggcatatattattaaaatttatatgttatatattatttttatttttagatttttagaaattaaaagtatatagaactttagtttttttaaaaaattaaatgggttattaGAACATAAACCGAACCTTCAAAggtccgaaccgaaccgaaccgaatccgcaaagatcataatcaaaccgaaccaaatgaTACCCGAATACCCATCtttaatcaaatgtaaaaaaaaattatcaacaacaaaatgaatattttttataatatttaaatacatcatAATAAAAAAACCTCACTCAGCACAAGGTATGGGTCTATCATCTAGTTATTATTTCATTATCTCTGAGAGTAATATTAGACGCGGAAGAAAAGAAACTCTACAATTTACAAACTTTACTTTCCTCTAATTATTGATCCACAGATCAAATGTTGCATTGTAATCATCTGTCATCGAGACATATTTGTGAGAGCTCTCTTAGCTATCAATTTTTGGAGAAAGTATGATATATttgttaacatatatatatatacttgtatATAACTATATCTATACACATATGTGCTTCAGTGCAATGTGCATGGCTATAAAACCCACATTTCTTCTACTCCACAAGTGACTACGTACACGTatgtatataagaaaaaaaaacaaaatattaagcGTACACAGATACTGAGATGCAAACTTGTTTTTGTCGAAAGATAATTATACCGTTTCAcagttttttcttcttaaaattaaatcaacaaaaccCAAACATACCCATTTATTGTACATTATTAAAACAAGTGATTAGAGGTCCCACACACGAAAACTAACCTCCCATTGCCCAAAGAGATTATCAAACAACAAATtcttgaaagaaagaaagaaaaaaacacacgATAGAGAGACACTTCATTCATCAAGAGGGACATTTAAAGCCAGGTGGTGGATTCTTTCCACAGTCGATAAGAAGCTCAAGAGCAATGGGGATAATAAGGTCGAGGTTGAGAAGTTTGGCTTTAATGGTGGTACATAGACAAACGGCTGCGTCTAAGTCAACTAAGCCTCCCAAAACCGGACAACACTCTTTCTTGGCGTTACTTCCACCAAGCCCGATGTGAATCAAACCTCCAAGAACGTCCACACAAGCGCCTAGCTTCAATGTGTCGATAGGGCAAGTTTCTGGTTTAGGTGGAGTTGGTGTTGGTGGTGTTGGTGGTGTTACGACAGGAGGGGTTGGCGTCGGTGGCGTTACTACCGGTGGTGTTGGTGTTGGTGGTGTTACGACAGGAGGGGTTGGTGTCGGTGGCGTGACGACCGGTGGTGTTGGTGTTGGTGGTGTTACGACAGGAGGGGTTGGTGTCGGTGGCGTGACGACCGGTGGTGTTGGTGGTGTTACGACAGGAGGGGTTGGTGTTGGTGGCGTTACCACCGGTGGAGTTAGGGTTGGCGGTGTTGGTGTTGGTGGCGTTACAACAGGTGGTGTTGGTGTTGGGGTTGGCGGTGGGCACACTGTTGGTGGCTTGTGGGTAGGTGGTTTAACGGTGGGTGGCTTGGTGGGCGGTTTTGGGGTAGAGGGTGGTGGTTTGACGGTGGGTGGTTTGGTGGGCGGCTTAGGGGTGGATGGAGGCGGTTTAACGGAGGGTGGTTTGGTGGGCGGTTTAGGGGTGGTGGGTGGTTTGGTGGGCGGCTTAGGGGTAGATGGAGGTGGTTTAACGGTGGGTGGTTTGGTGGGCGGTTTAGGGGTGGAGGGTGGTGGCTTAACGGTGGGTGGTTTAGTGGGCGGTTTAGGGATCGGATGAGGTTTGGTAGGGGGCTTAGGGTGTGGATGTGGTCTAACGGTGGGGGGTTTGGTGGGAGGTTTAGGGTGGGGGTGTGGTTTAACGGTAGGGGGTTTAGGCGGTTTTACTGCCGGTGGTTTTGGTGGTTTGACTGCTGGTGGTTTAGGCGGTTTGACGGGATGTTTAGGCGGTTTGTGGGGGCTCGGTGATGGTTTAGGAGGGCTGCATTCACAAGCGAAGGAGACAGCAAGGAAGGCTAGGAGAAGGAGGATAAGAAGAGAGAGGTTTTGTGTGCGAGACCCCATTTCTTAGAATGAGGGTTTGGGTTGTGTAAACGACTTAGTAAGTAGGTATATGGTAGTGTGCAAccttttatagaaaaaaatatacgccgatatttatttatatgtagtGTAAGCACAAAGCTGTGATTAGATGATTGgaatattagattttattaaGCACGTAGTTCGTCACTTAGTTCCAAAACGAAAATAAAAGGGTTTGTCATACTTACCTAAATTGCCGTATCTTTGTAGTCGGAGATTCTTATCTTTTCAGGGAAATCTAGGAACATCGTTCGCTATTTACTTTGATATAAGTAAAATGCTAAAGAATTTTCGCTTTGTGCTCATCACATGGTTGCGTGCCATACGAACCTATCGATCAAATAATGATTAATTACAAAAGATAAGTCTTAGAAGGTGTGAAGAACCCagtattagacacatagttgtcccacatcggtagttggaagggatccttagtagtatataaggtggatgggccactcctcttatcaccaattggttttaagtgtgaagcccatctagcttaacatggtatcagagcccgatccacgcagtccaacccgatccacatcggtctggcccaaagttggcccatcgatccttgcccgagcattccgagattgacgctcaaagagccatcatctcgagggggcgtattagacacatagttgtcccacatcggtagttggaagggatccttagtAGTATATAAGGTGGTGGATGGGCCActcctcttatcaccaattggttttaagtgtgaagcccatctagcttaacaccCAGAGTCTCAGACACTGCACTTCGTAAAGTTTCTGCAAAATCTCTATCCTTATCTCTGGTTTTGTTACTATtcatttctttgtttttcttcttttttatataCGAATATACCTTTAACCTTTGTTAACCtcaattttaatataactatGAATTAGCTAGTTACTGGATCTGTTCCACGATTCggttaatttttaaaagcttgGACATGCTCAGCCAATATATACCGTAACATGAAAATGTATAGAAAAACAAGAAACATGAAAATGAACATgtatagaaaaacaaaaacaaaaacatgaaaatgcttagaaaaacaaaaccatCACGGTAGCACTCAGCAACATAAACTAGCATAATCATCGTCTTATTGTTAGAAtcgggttaattatgggcttccaacttaaaatcaattggtcaTTAGTAGATTGACCataaccctttatatagtagtagattaattcttatatttccgatgtgggatgtttctcatcaGTACCCTCCCTCATGCTCAGACATCTAGGTCTGAAGCGTGGACAATATGGGAATAACATCCACAGAAGGCCCAACATCGGTATAGTAGTAGTAGTTGTAGTATAGGTCAAAGGATCttatcgctctgataccatgttagattcgggtttagttatgggcttccaacttaaaaccaattggcaattagtggattggaGCCCATAATTAATTcgaatctaacatggtatcagagcgataaGATCTTTTGACCTAATTTACTACAACTACTACTACACCAATGTTGGGCCCTCTGTGGATGTTATTCCCACATTGTCCACGCTTCAGACCTAGATGTCTGAGCGTGAGGGAAggtattgatgagaaacatcccacatcgaaaatataag is part of the Raphanus sativus cultivar WK10039 chromosome 5, ASM80110v3, whole genome shotgun sequence genome and harbors:
- the LOC108862874 gene encoding 36.4 kDa proline-rich protein, which gives rise to MGSRTQNLSLLILLLLAFLAVSFACECSPPKPSPSPHKPPKHPVKPPKPPAVKPPKPPAVKPPKPPTVKPHPHPKPPTKPPTVRPHPHPKPPTKPHPIPKPPTKPPTVKPPPSTPKPPTKPPTVKPPPSTPKPPTKPPTTPKPPTKPPSVKPPPSTPKPPTKPPTVKPPPSTPKPPTKPPTVKPPTHKPPTVCPPPTPTPTPPVVTPPTPTPPTLTPPVVTPPTPTPPVVTPPTPPVVTPPTPTPPVVTPPTPTPPVVTPPTPTPPVVTPPTPTPPVVTPPTPTPPVVTPPTPPTPTPPKPETCPIDTLKLGACVDVLGGLIHIGLGGSNAKKECCPVLGGLVDLDAAVCLCTTIKAKLLNLDLIIPIALELLIDCGKNPPPGFKCPS